A window from Piliocolobus tephrosceles isolate RC106 chromosome 11, ASM277652v3, whole genome shotgun sequence encodes these proteins:
- the NPPC gene encoding C-type natriuretic peptide, which translates to MHLSQLLACALLLTLLSLRPSEAKPGAPPKVPRNPPGEELAEPQAAGGGQKKGDKAPGGGGANLKGDRSRLLRDLRVDTKSRAAWARLLHEHPNARKYKGANKKGLSKGCFGLKLDRIGSMSGLGC; encoded by the exons ATGCATCTCTCCCAGCTGCTGGCCTGCGCCCTGCTGCTCACGCTGCTCTCACTCCGGCCCTCCGAAGCCAAGCCCGGGGCGCCGCCGAAG GTCCCGCGAAACCCGCCGGGAGAGGAGCTAGCCGAGCCGCAGGCTGCGGGCGGCGGTCAGAAGAAGGGCGACAAGGCTCCCGGAGGCGGGGGCGCCAACCTCAAGGGCGACCGATCGCGACTGCTCCGGGACCTGCGCGTGGACACCAAGTCGCGGGCAGCGTGGGCCCGCCTTCTGCACGAGCACCCCAACGCGCGCAAATACAAAGGAGCCAACAAGAAGGGCTTGTCCAAGGGCTGCTTCGGCCTCAAGCTGGACCGAATCGGCTCCATGAGCGGCCTGGGATGTTAG